From Nonlabens sp. Ci31, the proteins below share one genomic window:
- the accD gene encoding acetyl-CoA carboxylase, carboxyltransferase subunit beta yields the protein MAWFKRDKKGITTPTEAKKDTPKGLWYKSPTGKIVDTDQLKNNFYVSPEDGYHVRIGSNEYFEILFDDNKYKELNPNIVSKDPLDFEDTKKYTDRIEAAQKKTGLKDAVRTAVGKSDGNDLVIACMDFAFIGGSMGSVVGEKIARAADYSLKNNIPFMIISKSGGARMMEAALSLMQLAKTSAKLAQLSDAGIPYVSLCTDPTTGGTTASFAMLGDINIGEPGALIAFAGPRVVRDTTGKELPEGFQTAEFLLEKGFLDFICPRNELKKKVNQYLNLILNRKVKVVA from the coding sequence ATGGCTTGGTTTAAAAGAGACAAAAAAGGAATTACTACACCTACAGAGGCAAAGAAAGACACACCTAAGGGATTGTGGTACAAATCGCCTACTGGAAAGATAGTAGATACCGATCAACTTAAAAATAATTTTTATGTGAGCCCAGAAGATGGGTATCACGTAAGGATAGGAAGTAATGAGTACTTTGAAATCTTGTTTGACGACAATAAATACAAAGAGCTCAATCCTAATATTGTTTCTAAAGATCCTTTAGATTTTGAGGACACTAAGAAATACACAGATCGTATAGAGGCAGCTCAAAAGAAAACAGGACTTAAGGACGCCGTGCGCACAGCAGTAGGTAAATCTGATGGTAATGATCTTGTAATAGCTTGTATGGACTTTGCATTTATAGGTGGTTCTATGGGTAGTGTTGTAGGAGAAAAAATTGCTCGAGCAGCAGACTATTCCCTTAAGAACAACATTCCATTTATGATCATTTCTAAGTCTGGTGGTGCGCGTATGATGGAAGCGGCACTATCATTAATGCAGCTGGCAAAAACAAGTGCTAAACTTGCTCAATTAAGCGATGCAGGAATTCCTTATGTCTCTTTATGCACAGACCCTACTACCGGTGGGACAACTGCCTCATTTGCTATGTTGGGAGATATTAATATAGGAGAACCTGGAGCTTTAATTGCCTTTGCGGGACCTCGTGTGGTTAGAGATACCACAGGAAAAGAACTTCCAGAAGGATTCCAAACAGCAGAATTCCTTCTTGAAAAAGGCTTCCTAGACTTTATATGTCCTAGAAATGAACTTAAAAAGAAAGTGAATCAATACCTTAACCTGATTCTGAACAGAAAAGTAAAGGTGGTAGCTTAA
- a CDS encoding YpdA family putative bacillithiol disulfide reductase, giving the protein MENEKLMDVLIIGAGPIGINCALEAKKNNLSYLIIEKGPIVNSLYNYPSNMKFFSTSEKLELDDIPFISKEAKPSKQEALEYYRRIAVSNDLNIKLFETVIAVDKVNNFKVTTDRGSYKTKNIVVATGFYDIPNKMDVKGEDLSKVTHYYNDAHLYAFQKVAIVGASNSAVDAALEIYRKGGEVSMIIRGEAIGDRVKYWVKPDIENRIKEGSIKAYYNSEIKEISKDKIVINEEGKDISIPNDFVVALTGYRPNFTFLKAMGIKLVGKKQIPSYNEDSMETNVKGIFLAGVICGGEETHKWFIENSRIHAKQILETLSKRSKVTF; this is encoded by the coding sequence ATGGAAAATGAAAAACTAATGGATGTTCTTATTATAGGTGCAGGACCTATAGGTATTAATTGTGCTCTAGAAGCAAAAAAGAATAACCTATCCTACCTAATTATTGAAAAAGGACCTATAGTTAACTCGCTTTACAACTACCCATCGAACATGAAATTTTTCTCTACCAGTGAGAAATTAGAACTGGATGATATACCTTTTATTTCTAAAGAAGCAAAACCTAGCAAACAAGAAGCTTTAGAATACTATAGGCGTATAGCAGTTTCAAACGACCTGAATATAAAGCTGTTTGAAACAGTAATTGCCGTAGATAAAGTGAATAACTTTAAAGTCACTACTGATAGAGGTAGTTACAAAACAAAAAACATCGTAGTCGCTACTGGATTCTATGACATTCCTAATAAGATGGATGTTAAGGGTGAAGACCTTTCTAAAGTAACTCATTATTACAATGATGCACATTTATATGCCTTTCAGAAAGTTGCTATTGTAGGGGCTAGTAATAGCGCAGTGGACGCCGCGTTAGAAATTTACCGCAAAGGCGGTGAGGTTTCTATGATCATACGAGGAGAAGCAATAGGGGATCGTGTCAAGTATTGGGTAAAGCCAGATATAGAAAATCGTATTAAAGAAGGTTCGATTAAGGCCTACTATAACAGTGAGATTAAAGAAATATCAAAAGACAAAATAGTCATCAATGAAGAGGGTAAAGATATTTCTATCCCTAATGACTTTGTCGTAGCTTTAACTGGTTACCGTCCTAATTTTACATTTTTAAAAGCTATGGGGATAAAGCTCGTGGGCAAAAAACAGATTCCATCCTACAACGAAGACTCCATGGAAACTAACGTGAAAGGCATATTTCTAGCCGGGGTTATTTGTGGTGGTGAAGAAACCCATAAATGGTTCATTGAGAACAGCCGCATACATGCCAAACAGATTTTAGAAACGCTTTCTAAAAGATCTAAAGTGACGTTTTAA
- a CDS encoding 4Fe-4S binding protein: MKAIQHIGIAIFLVGFGIFISLPFLGHFKLDQKSFDQIMVNQGIKSEIFIQDLQTEIVGKDFSGITPLASIVAEVTENANAIHTENKEWDKKVYASDDDLATSIRKESGYGFIPENKGLMWFLTFGLGILGALMFILPQVITLGRKGIKNNGIYHQSSTNRGWIAWLVFIFLVSFYLVLYFQSEYTVNWTYLVDPISKSLSGNLASHWFVYGFMYCTVMTVMAIRMYVKYRYNKYQVLRTTSVLFFQIVFAFLIPEIMVRLQLSYSKGYDFKNAFPLDYDFFFSWNLSELISSGGLGLFILVWGIILTVVIVPVMVYFFGKRWYCSWVCGCGGLAETLGDPYRQHSSKSLFSWKVERWLVHGVLVFAVVMTGFTLYGFFTEASAVLGIKVQSIMNVYSFLIGAIFAGVIGTGFYPIFGNRVWCRFGCPLAAYLGFVQRFKSRFRITTNGGQCISCGNCSTYCEMGIDVRAYAQKGENIVRSSCVGCGICSAVCPRGVLKLENGPEDGRINPTEILLGNDVDLMTLLNKDK; encoded by the coding sequence ATGAAAGCCATACAACATATAGGCATAGCCATTTTTTTAGTGGGTTTTGGAATTTTTATCAGCCTTCCTTTTTTAGGCCACTTTAAACTCGATCAAAAAAGTTTTGATCAGATAATGGTCAATCAAGGAATAAAAAGCGAGATTTTTATTCAGGATCTACAAACCGAAATAGTAGGTAAAGATTTTTCTGGTATCACGCCTTTAGCCTCTATAGTGGCAGAAGTTACTGAAAATGCCAATGCCATCCATACGGAGAATAAGGAATGGGATAAAAAAGTATATGCCAGTGATGATGATCTAGCAACATCCATAAGAAAGGAATCTGGTTACGGCTTTATTCCAGAAAATAAAGGCTTGATGTGGTTCCTCACATTTGGACTTGGTATTTTAGGTGCGCTGATGTTTATTTTACCACAAGTGATTACTTTAGGTAGAAAAGGAATTAAAAACAATGGTATTTATCATCAAAGTTCGACCAATAGAGGCTGGATCGCATGGCTTGTTTTTATCTTCTTAGTTAGTTTTTACTTAGTTCTCTATTTTCAATCAGAATATACGGTAAACTGGACCTATCTAGTAGATCCTATAAGTAAAAGTTTGAGCGGTAATCTGGCAAGTCATTGGTTTGTATATGGTTTTATGTATTGTACGGTAATGACAGTTATGGCCATTAGAATGTATGTCAAATACCGTTACAATAAGTACCAAGTTTTGAGAACTACCTCAGTGTTGTTCTTTCAAATCGTTTTTGCGTTTCTCATTCCTGAAATCATGGTACGATTACAATTATCTTATTCTAAAGGCTATGATTTTAAAAATGCCTTCCCTTTAGATTACGATTTCTTTTTTAGCTGGAATCTGTCAGAGTTGATTTCTAGTGGAGGATTAGGTCTATTTATTCTGGTATGGGGAATTATATTGACCGTGGTGATTGTTCCAGTAATGGTCTATTTCTTTGGAAAAAGATGGTATTGTTCGTGGGTTTGTGGATGTGGTGGACTGGCCGAAACCTTAGGAGATCCCTACCGTCAGCATTCCAGTAAATCGCTGTTCTCTTGGAAAGTAGAACGCTGGTTGGTTCATGGCGTACTCGTTTTTGCTGTGGTCATGACTGGTTTTACATTGTATGGTTTTTTTACAGAGGCGAGCGCAGTCCTAGGTATTAAGGTACAAAGTATTATGAATGTGTACAGCTTTTTGATAGGGGCTATTTTTGCAGGAGTTATAGGTACTGGATTCTATCCTATTTTTGGGAATCGAGTTTGGTGTCGTTTTGGTTGCCCACTGGCAGCTTATCTCGGATTTGTGCAACGCTTTAAATCACGTTTTAGAATCACAACTAATGGTGGTCAGTGCATTTCTTGTGGAAATTGTTCTACTTATTGTGAAATGGGAATAGACGTAAGAGCTTATGCTCAAAAAGGGGAAAACATCGTACGTTCCAGCTGTGTAGGTTGTGGTATTTGCAGTGCGGTGTGCCCGCGTGGCGTATTAAAGTTGGAGAACGGTCCAGAAGATGGACGTATCAACCCTACAGAAATATTGTTAGGAAATGATGTGGACTTAATGACCTTATTAAATAAAGATAAATAA
- a CDS encoding porin family protein, whose protein sequence is MRHLMVIIVVAMGFQTANAQLFSKEKIKNLENFDQKTLTWGYYLGFNSYDYKFDYNEITEDIITESSAGFNVGLIGDLRLNDYFNLRLEPGIVFATRNLTFPDPSLTTVAQMEREVTSTYIHIPLLVKFSTKRSNNWKPFIVAGASWSNNLSSNQDNPDDNSAGQFRQTSSVFNYELGIGIDLYLFYFKFSPSIRGVFAMGDELVRDADPNSAWTSNITSMQSRGLFINFTFQ, encoded by the coding sequence ATGAGACACCTTATGGTCATCATAGTTGTAGCAATGGGTTTTCAGACCGCAAATGCGCAATTATTTTCAAAAGAAAAAATTAAAAATTTAGAGAACTTTGATCAGAAGACTTTAACTTGGGGTTATTATTTGGGTTTTAATTCTTATGATTACAAGTTTGATTATAATGAAATTACTGAAGATATCATCACAGAGTCCAGTGCGGGTTTTAATGTAGGCCTTATAGGTGATTTACGTCTTAACGATTACTTCAATTTAAGGCTAGAGCCCGGAATTGTTTTTGCCACTAGAAACTTAACTTTTCCGGATCCTTCTCTGACAACAGTTGCGCAAATGGAACGTGAGGTTACCTCTACTTACATTCATATCCCTCTACTTGTAAAATTTTCTACAAAGAGGTCTAACAACTGGAAACCTTTTATCGTAGCTGGAGCTTCCTGGTCCAATAACTTGAGCAGCAATCAAGATAATCCAGACGACAATAGCGCAGGACAATTTAGACAGACTAGCAGTGTTTTTAATTACGAATTGGGAATAGGTATAGATCTTTATTTGTTTTATTTTAAATTTTCTCCTTCTATAAGAGGGGTGTTTGCCATGGGAGACGAACTCGTGCGTGACGCAGATCCTAATAGTGCATGGACGAGTAATATTACAAGCATGCAGTCTCGAGGACTTTTTATCAACTTCACATTTCAGTAA
- the fbaA gene encoding class II fructose-bisphosphate aldolase: protein MSHKIKPGVATGDQVQEIFNHAKENGYALPAVNVVGSNTVNAVMETAAELNSPVIIQYSNGGSVFNAGKGLKNDNQRAAILGGIAGAEHVHRLAEAYGASVILHTDHCAKSLLPWIDGLLDASEARFRESGKSLYSSHMIDLSEEPLEENIEICKRYLERMSKMDMTLEIELGITGGEEDGVDNSDVDESKLYTQPEEVAYAYEELKKVSDKFTIAAAFGNVHGVYKPGNVKLTPKILKNSQEYISKKYNVAHNHIDFVFHGGSGSTLEEIREAIGYGVIKMNIDTDLQWAFADGIKKYMDRNDDFLSSQIGNSSGADSPNKKYYDPRKWLRVGEESFKARLKQAFEDLNNINTL from the coding sequence ATGAGTCATAAAATTAAACCAGGAGTTGCCACTGGCGACCAAGTTCAAGAAATATTCAATCACGCAAAAGAAAACGGCTATGCACTTCCTGCAGTAAATGTCGTAGGTTCTAATACCGTGAACGCTGTTATGGAAACTGCTGCAGAGTTAAACTCTCCAGTAATTATTCAATATTCCAATGGAGGCTCTGTTTTCAATGCTGGAAAAGGATTGAAAAATGACAACCAAAGAGCCGCTATTTTAGGTGGTATCGCTGGTGCAGAGCATGTACACCGACTTGCTGAAGCATATGGTGCAAGCGTTATCTTACATACCGACCACTGTGCAAAAAGCTTACTCCCATGGATCGATGGTTTATTAGATGCTAGTGAAGCACGCTTTCGCGAAAGCGGGAAAAGTTTATACTCTTCACACATGATCGATCTTAGTGAAGAGCCATTAGAAGAAAATATAGAGATCTGTAAACGTTACTTAGAAAGAATGTCTAAAATGGACATGACTTTAGAAATAGAGTTAGGTATTACAGGTGGAGAAGAAGATGGTGTAGATAATAGTGATGTAGATGAGTCCAAGCTGTACACCCAACCAGAAGAAGTGGCTTATGCCTATGAAGAGCTTAAAAAGGTGAGTGATAAATTCACTATTGCAGCAGCATTTGGTAACGTTCACGGTGTTTATAAGCCTGGTAATGTAAAATTGACTCCTAAAATTCTTAAAAACTCTCAAGAATACATCTCTAAAAAATACAACGTAGCGCATAATCACATCGATTTTGTATTCCACGGTGGTTCTGGTTCTACACTAGAAGAAATAAGAGAAGCCATAGGTTATGGAGTTATAAAAATGAACATCGATACAGACCTGCAATGGGCATTTGCAGATGGTATTAAAAAATACATGGACCGTAACGATGACTTCTTAAGTTCCCAAATAGGAAACTCATCTGGTGCCGATTCACCTAATAAAAAATATTACGATCCACGTAAATGGTTGCGTGTAGGAGAAGAGTCTTTTAAAGCTCGATTAAAGCAAGCTTTTGAAGATCTAAATAACATCAATACGTTATAA
- a CDS encoding TrmH family RNA methyltransferase: MITKSKLKLIKSLHRKKIREEHQLFIVEGYKSIRELLNSGLIAADILIVSGNHQLDAIEPEIISAKDMNILSNLKTAPGYLAVFKMNKKQELPKTGKIIVLDDVKDPGNLGTIIRLADWFGIEHIVCSMETVDVYNSKSVQASMASLARVQIHYTNLKEYLSNSLLPIFPTAMGGTSIYTATLPEQGIIIMGNESHGISEDLLATGTPISIPQYGKLQNTESLNVAMATSVILGEWLRSSSI; this comes from the coding sequence ATGATTACCAAAAGCAAGTTAAAGCTTATCAAATCTCTTCATAGGAAAAAAATAAGGGAAGAGCACCAGCTTTTTATCGTAGAAGGATACAAATCTATTAGAGAACTCCTCAATTCTGGGCTTATTGCAGCAGATATTCTTATTGTTTCTGGGAATCATCAACTGGATGCTATAGAACCTGAAATAATAAGTGCAAAGGATATGAATATTCTTTCAAACCTTAAAACTGCACCGGGATATCTGGCTGTTTTTAAGATGAATAAAAAGCAAGAGCTTCCTAAGACGGGTAAAATTATAGTTCTGGATGATGTAAAAGATCCAGGTAATTTAGGCACCATTATAAGACTGGCAGACTGGTTCGGTATAGAACATATCGTTTGTAGTATGGAAACAGTTGATGTTTATAATTCAAAGTCTGTGCAGGCCAGTATGGCATCGCTAGCAAGAGTTCAAATTCACTATACGAACCTTAAAGAATACCTCAGTAATTCGTTACTTCCTATTTTTCCTACCGCTATGGGTGGAACAAGTATTTATACAGCAACACTTCCAGAACAAGGGATCATTATAATGGGAAATGAATCTCACGGAATAAGTGAAGACTTATTAGCTACAGGGACTCCTATCAGTATACCTCAATATGGAAAGCTGCAAAACACAGAAAGTCTTAATGTGGCTATGGCCACATCTGTCATATTGGGAGAATGGCTGCGCTCTTCATCTATTTAG
- a CDS encoding BamA/TamA family outer membrane protein: MGKTGLHAKIGLIILLIILLVSCNAIKRVPEAKTLLTKSTILIDSASPRDPRVNTLPVLQPNQKVLGIPLRLHIYNLARPHRDSIYLKWMQDHPKGLKRRNAILSEKQTMGLGQSLVDFNNWLKRTGEAPALIDDVAIDKSKERLRAWYWNQGWFNTAVDHKVIDSKNKKRARIEYYVTKNQPYKIDSITTQIATPIIDSLYQLVKSESILKNGEQYFTPDINAERDRLNSYFRNHGAFHMEKENIRFEGDTVQTNQRANITLIIKDREVQDGDSTITVPYRVHKISEVNIIPDYQNATSNNVADTSGYENYNILRFGKRKYKKSTLTDAIFFHKGDVYRDIDRDRTYRRITELQSFLYPTIRYDADPRDSTGTDLIANVLLTSKKKFEFTYGVEATHSNIQAIGVGLNTSLLIRNLFRGSELLDISFRGNIGASTNAATGDSRFFDLQELGADARLSFPRLFLPFRLDNLIPKYMSPSTNFSVGFFSQTNIGLDKQSLNGALTYNWRQTAIKSTRLDLVNAQYVRNLDPSNFFNVYQSSYGSINDLANDLNINDPTYVNDSGNLTIPEGTTAFINDAIAGNLGADAAQREIIRNVRERRNRLSQNNLIISSSYSWTRNNRVGIYDDDFSRFNLRIEAAGNVLSGISSLAGINKNDNNRRRVFGVEYSQYIKTEIDYIKHWQYVNNHVLAIRAFGGIAIPYSNSDNIPFIRSFFAGGPNDNRAWQAYELGPGKTGGLNDFNEANMKLAFNVEYRFPISGAFKGAVFADVGNIYNVLDIEDDPDAIFNNISDLEYLALGTGAGLRYDFGFFVLRFDMGFKTYNPALEENRRWLKEFKISKSVLNVGINYPF; this comes from the coding sequence ATGGGAAAAACAGGACTTCATGCAAAAATAGGCTTAATTATATTGCTTATTATCTTATTAGTTTCCTGTAACGCTATCAAACGCGTTCCTGAAGCAAAAACACTTCTTACAAAAAGCACCATCCTAATCGATAGTGCCTCACCTAGAGACCCAAGAGTAAATACCCTTCCTGTATTGCAGCCTAATCAAAAGGTACTCGGTATACCACTGCGTCTCCATATTTATAATCTTGCAAGACCTCATCGCGATTCAATTTATTTAAAATGGATGCAAGACCATCCCAAAGGTTTGAAAAGACGTAACGCCATACTGTCTGAGAAGCAAACTATGGGATTAGGACAAAGCCTTGTAGATTTTAATAATTGGTTAAAAAGAACCGGAGAAGCCCCTGCACTAATTGATGATGTGGCAATTGATAAATCTAAAGAAAGGCTAAGAGCATGGTACTGGAATCAAGGCTGGTTCAACACAGCGGTCGATCACAAAGTAATTGACAGTAAAAACAAAAAAAGAGCCCGAATAGAATATTATGTTACCAAGAATCAACCCTATAAAATAGATAGTATTACCACTCAAATAGCTACTCCTATTATCGATTCTTTATATCAACTCGTTAAATCAGAGAGTATTCTAAAAAATGGAGAACAATATTTCACCCCAGATATCAATGCAGAAAGAGACCGACTTAACTCTTATTTTCGTAACCACGGTGCTTTTCATATGGAAAAGGAAAACATAAGATTTGAAGGAGATACCGTTCAGACCAATCAAAGAGCAAACATCACGTTAATTATAAAAGATCGTGAAGTACAAGATGGAGACTCAACCATTACCGTTCCCTATAGAGTCCATAAGATTAGTGAAGTAAATATCATTCCTGACTATCAAAATGCGACAAGCAATAACGTGGCAGACACCTCAGGATATGAAAATTATAACATACTGCGCTTTGGAAAACGTAAATACAAAAAATCTACCCTTACTGACGCTATCTTTTTTCATAAAGGAGATGTTTATAGAGACATAGATCGTGACAGGACCTACAGAAGAATCACTGAACTTCAGAGCTTTTTATATCCTACTATCCGGTATGATGCAGATCCTAGAGATTCCACTGGTACAGATCTTATTGCAAATGTATTGTTGACTTCAAAAAAGAAATTTGAATTCACCTATGGAGTTGAGGCTACACATAGCAACATACAAGCGATAGGAGTAGGTCTCAATACTTCCTTGTTGATTAGAAACCTTTTTAGAGGTAGCGAATTGCTTGATATCTCTTTTAGAGGTAATATAGGCGCTAGTACCAATGCTGCAACTGGGGACTCTAGATTTTTTGATCTTCAAGAATTAGGCGCAGATGCACGTTTGAGTTTTCCACGTCTCTTCCTTCCATTTAGACTCGACAACTTGATTCCTAAATACATGTCTCCATCAACAAATTTTTCAGTTGGTTTTTTTAGCCAGACAAATATAGGACTCGATAAACAAAGTCTCAATGGAGCACTTACCTATAACTGGAGACAGACTGCTATAAAAAGTACACGACTAGACCTAGTCAACGCCCAATATGTACGAAATCTAGACCCAAGTAATTTCTTTAATGTGTACCAAAGTAGTTATGGTAGTATTAATGATCTAGCAAACGATTTGAACATTAATGATCCTACTTATGTGAATGATAGCGGTAACCTGACCATTCCAGAAGGCACTACAGCATTTATAAATGATGCGATAGCAGGTAATTTAGGTGCAGACGCAGCTCAAAGAGAGATCATAAGAAATGTAAGGGAACGCCGGAATCGATTATCGCAAAACAACTTGATCATATCATCAAGTTACAGCTGGACACGCAACAATAGAGTAGGGATTTATGACGATGACTTTTCTAGATTCAATTTGAGAATAGAAGCTGCTGGAAATGTGCTTTCAGGAATATCAAGTCTTGCTGGTATTAATAAAAATGACAATAACAGAAGACGTGTTTTTGGGGTAGAATACAGCCAATACATAAAAACAGAAATTGACTACATCAAACACTGGCAATATGTCAATAACCACGTACTTGCCATAAGAGCTTTTGGTGGTATAGCGATTCCATATAGCAACTCCGATAACATTCCATTTATAAGATCTTTTTTTGCCGGTGGACCTAATGATAACAGAGCCTGGCAAGCCTATGAATTAGGACCTGGGAAGACTGGCGGCCTTAATGATTTTAATGAAGCAAACATGAAGCTAGCCTTTAATGTAGAATATCGATTCCCTATATCAGGAGCTTTTAAAGGTGCTGTTTTTGCAGATGTAGGTAATATTTATAACGTACTTGATATTGAAGATGATCCAGATGCTATTTTTAACAATATAAGTGATCTAGAATACTTAGCATTAGGCACTGGTGCTGGCTTGCGTTATGATTTTGGCTTTTTTGTATTGAGATTTGACATGGGCTTTAAAACCTACAACCCAGCTCTAGAAGAAAACAGAAGGTGGCTCAAAGAATTCAAGATTTCTAAGTCTGTTCTTAACGTTGGGATTAATTATCCTTTTTAG
- a CDS encoding DUF4174 domain-containing protein, protein MKFISTLLLFMTSFITVSQTLQKHQWNNRIAIVLSDGLSNPLFQKQITALTNEAAACMDRKLIIYQVLLNNWRLEDFTTETTKEWKSTFTLFDQFMGKSHHFKVVLIGLDGNLKEERTDFFEPQELFSIIDGMSMRKAALRHKK, encoded by the coding sequence ATGAAATTTATAAGCACCCTACTTCTCTTTATGACTTCGTTTATAACAGTTTCCCAAACCCTTCAAAAACACCAATGGAACAATAGAATTGCCATTGTTTTAAGTGATGGCCTTTCTAACCCTTTGTTTCAAAAACAAATAACTGCGCTCACTAATGAAGCAGCAGCTTGTATGGATCGTAAATTGATTATTTACCAAGTCCTGCTCAATAACTGGAGACTTGAGGATTTTACTACGGAGACAACCAAAGAATGGAAGTCTACCTTTACTCTGTTTGACCAGTTTATGGGAAAGAGCCACCACTTTAAAGTTGTCCTGATAGGCTTAGATGGAAACCTTAAAGAAGAAAGAACAGATTTCTTTGAACCGCAAGAGCTTTTTAGTATTATTGATGGAATGTCGATGAGAAAAGCAGCGTTACGACATAAAAAATAA
- the ubiE gene encoding bifunctional demethylmenaquinone methyltransferase/2-methoxy-6-polyprenyl-1,4-benzoquinol methylase UbiE, with amino-acid sequence MSEEVKPYKEEDSGKKEQVTKMFDTISGEYDGLNRMISLGLDQKWRDNVVKMVAAQHPEVIMDIATGTGDLVIKMAQQTDAKKLIGLDISSGMLEVGKVKVKEEHLDDRIEMVLGDSENLQFEDASIDAVTVSYGVRNFEDLEKGLSEILRVLKPGGILVILETSVPTKFPFKQGYYLYSGVIVPALGKLFSKDKIAYRYLSNSASKFPYGEKFNNILKKVGFKEVENELQFHGASTIYKAVKA; translated from the coding sequence GTGTCAGAAGAAGTAAAGCCTTATAAAGAAGAAGATTCTGGAAAAAAAGAACAAGTCACAAAGATGTTTGACACCATCAGTGGTGAGTACGATGGCCTCAACCGAATGATTTCTCTTGGTCTGGACCAAAAATGGCGTGATAATGTCGTGAAAATGGTAGCTGCACAGCATCCTGAAGTGATTATGGACATCGCTACTGGAACCGGTGACTTGGTTATTAAAATGGCGCAGCAAACGGACGCAAAAAAATTAATAGGACTCGATATTTCTAGTGGTATGCTGGAAGTAGGAAAAGTGAAAGTGAAAGAAGAGCATCTAGATGACCGTATAGAAATGGTATTAGGAGATTCTGAAAATTTACAATTTGAAGACGCCTCTATAGATGCCGTAACAGTTTCTTATGGAGTGCGTAATTTTGAAGATCTTGAAAAAGGATTGTCTGAAATTTTAAGAGTTTTAAAACCTGGCGGAATTTTAGTTATTTTAGAAACCAGTGTGCCGACAAAGTTTCCTTTCAAACAAGGTTATTATTTGTATTCTGGTGTGATCGTACCTGCACTGGGGAAATTATTTTCAAAGGATAAAATCGCCTATCGTTATCTTTCTAATAGTGCCTCTAAATTTCCTTATGGAGAGAAGTTCAACAATATTTTAAAGAAAGTAGGGTTTAAAGAAGTAGAAAACGAATTACAATTTCATGGTGCATCCACCATTTATAAAGCAGTAAAAGCATAA